The Corynebacterium occultum sequence CTGCTGCAGGAAAAGGTTGATGACGAAAAGGAAACCGCTGGTGGAGGCGAAAGCCACCAGAGCACAGATCACCGCGACGCTGAAAATCCGGGAACGGAAAAGCGAGGGCGCGAGCAAAGGGGTGTCAGTGCGAGTCTCCCACCAGAGGAAAACCCCCAGCGCCCCCAGCGCCCCAATGAAGCAACCCACCACGAGGGGGTGCGACCAACCGAGCGAGCCACCCTGAATCAGGGCGGTGTTGATGCTGACCAGGAAGACAATCATCAGGATCTGGCCGGGCGGATCCAGACGGCGGTGGGTGCCGGCATTGGATTCCGGGATGAAGAGCGCAGCAAGCACCACCGCCAGCAGGGCGATGGGCACATTGATCCAGAAGACGGCACGCCAGCTGACCAGATCCACCAGCAGGCCACCGATCGGGGGGCCCAGCGCCATGGCGACGCCGATGACACCACTCCAGATTCCCAATGCCTTCGCCCGCTGGGCGGGGTTGGTGAAAGCGTTGGTGATGATGGACAGTGCCACCGGGTTGAGCATGGACCCACCCAGCCCCTGCAGCACCCGCGCGGCGATGAGTATCTCGGCGTTGGGGGCGAAAGAACTGAGCAGGGAACCCAGCGCGAAGAAGATCAGTCCGGCCTGAAACACCCGACGGCGACCAATGCGGTCGGCAACAGAGCCGGAGAGCATGAGAAATCCTGCCAGCGCCAGAGAATAGGCGCTGATCACCCACTGCAACTGGGTGACACTGGCACCCAGGGACACACCCATGGCGGGCAGTGCCACATTAACCGCATTGGAGTCCATGCTGATGATGAACACACTCATACAGCAGGTGTAGAGCAGGATCATCCTGCCCCGGTCGCTGAGTTGGTCTAATCCGGCGGTACCGGACACCTTAACCGGCATCCCTGCCGCCGCTCTGGGGCGTTGCCCTTCACGATCCCTGCGCATCCTCACCACTCCTAAATTTCCCCGGAGGTTTGCGCCGGGTCGTCCAGCGGGCCAAGACAAGGGAAAACCTCATCTCCCCAGAGAGGGAGATGAGGCAGACCCTGGGCCAGCTACTTCTTATCTTGCCCGAAATCCAGGTTGTCCAGGTCAATATTCTCCATGCCCTTGGGCAACTTCGGCATTCCCGGCATCCCACCACCGAGACCCGGCATCCCGCCATCGCCAGCTTCCATCTGTTTCTGAAGCTGCTGCAGTTGTGCCATGTCCGGTATTCCCGGCATCCCGCCGCCCGGCATACCCGGCATACCCGGCATACCGCCACCGGGCATGCCGCCCCCACGAGTCTGTTTTGCGGGCCTGCGCTTTCCGTTCTTGCCCTTACGTCCCTTGGGCTTCTTCTTGGTGGCGCTACGCATCGGGCCACCCATGCCGAACTGGCTGGCCATCTGGCCCATCATCTTCTTCGCCTCGAAGAAGCGCTCCACCAGCTGATTGACATCGGCGACGGTGACACCGGAGCCGGTGGCAATGCGCTTGCGACGGGAGGCGTTGAGGACCTTGGGGTTGTCGCGTTCCGCCGGGGTCATGCCGCGGATGATGGCCTGGATGCGGTCGAGCTGCTTCTCATCGACCATGTCGGCCATCTGATTCATCTGCTTGCCGCCGGGCAGCATCTTCAGCAGATTGCCCACCGGGCCCATGCGACGGATCATCAGCATCTGGTCGAGGAAGTCCT is a genomic window containing:
- a CDS encoding MFS transporter produces the protein MRRDREGQRPRAAAGMPVKVSGTAGLDQLSDRGRMILLYTCCMSVFIISMDSNAVNVALPAMGVSLGASVTQLQWVISAYSLALAGFLMLSGSVADRIGRRRVFQAGLIFFALGSLLSSFAPNAEILIAARVLQGLGGSMLNPVALSIITNAFTNPAQRAKALGIWSGVIGVAMALGPPIGGLLVDLVSWRAVFWINVPIALLAVVLAALFIPESNAGTHRRLDPPGQILMIVFLVSINTALIQGGSLGWSHPLVVGCFIGALGALGVFLWWETRTDTPLLAPSLFRSRIFSVAVICALVAFASTSGFLFVINLFLQQARGLSPMSAGLLLLPLALMVAICAPASGRLVAARGPAPVLIFAGAVMALGGLLLSFIDLDSPLWYLCLAFGVYGIGFGSVNTPITNAAVSGLPKAQAGTAAAVTSTARQIGNGLGAAIFGSLVVARLGAGGPSGFEAAAQPVWWSMAGMGVVIAIAGWSVRSGMREAQAA